From a single Myxosarcina sp. GI1 genomic region:
- a CDS encoding uracil-DNA glycosylase family protein, with product MSDLETLIAAVKQEAEREEFPIDVAVYRETDLEPTQPILYAGNLNSPLCFFGRDLGKDEVYARQPLIGASGTMVREGFYYAIHQQKAPSRTKLDETTCDRLLLANTVPYKPPGNKAYLMKVKNRFRPFIEQLLLFHWQGNQVITLGTEAFKWFATYAPKGELDSFYKRSDRFEAKLTVNLSASDDMGMTHQKAITLLPLPHPSPLNQKYYAAFPKMLQQRLAQVEF from the coding sequence ATGTCCGATCTTGAAACTTTAATTGCTGCAGTCAAGCAGGAAGCCGAACGCGAAGAATTTCCCATTGATGTCGCTGTTTACCGAGAAACCGACCTCGAACCAACTCAACCAATATTATATGCTGGCAATTTGAATAGTCCTTTGTGTTTTTTTGGACGAGATTTGGGCAAAGATGAGGTTTATGCCCGTCAGCCTCTAATTGGCGCTTCGGGGACTATGGTTAGGGAAGGGTTTTATTATGCCATTCACCAGCAAAAAGCTCCTTCTAGAACCAAACTCGATGAAACTACCTGCGACCGCCTGTTGCTGGCTAATACCGTTCCTTACAAACCTCCAGGTAATAAAGCGTATTTAATGAAAGTCAAAAATCGCTTTCGTCCCTTTATCGAACAATTGTTGCTGTTTCACTGGCAGGGAAATCAAGTTATTACTTTGGGTACGGAAGCCTTTAAATGGTTTGCTACCTACGCACCTAAAGGAGAACTAGATAGTTTTTACAAACGGAGCGATCGCTTTGAAGCTAAACTGACTGTTAATTTGAGTGCTAGTGACGACATGGGTATGACTCACCAAAAAGCGATAACTTTGCTACCTTTGCCCCATCCTTCCCCTCTCAACCAAAAATACTATGCGGCATTTCCCAAAATGCTCCAGCAAAGACTGGCTCAGGTTGAATTTTAA
- a CDS encoding biopolymer transporter ExbD, whose amino-acid sequence MTSNKKNNRNKYRYSPVRPFRLWQDDARESDARIEILPLIDVIFCILTFFLLAAVNFSRQQAISLNLPQARTGTPQMQDILIVTIDDVGQLYVEQDLVSRSDLNWEIKKYNQTNPNGLMVLYASKNSTYREVVEVLDILREVGGDRVALATLPMGSQPPASSTPSTLPSFVPELRNGINPYNPDSTPNPPALPSQ is encoded by the coding sequence ATGACTTCTAATAAGAAAAATAATCGTAATAAGTATCGCTATTCACCAGTACGCCCTTTTAGACTCTGGCAAGATGATGCTAGAGAGAGCGATGCTCGAATCGAAATTTTGCCTTTAATCGACGTTATTTTTTGCATTTTGACCTTTTTTCTCTTGGCAGCCGTTAATTTTTCTCGTCAACAGGCAATCAGCCTAAATCTGCCCCAGGCAAGAACTGGCACGCCTCAGATGCAGGATATTTTAATCGTGACCATAGATGATGTCGGTCAACTATATGTCGAGCAAGATTTGGTCAGCCGTAGCGATTTAAACTGGGAAATCAAAAAATACAATCAAACTAACCCTAATGGCTTGATGGTTCTGTATGCGTCCAAAAATTCGACCTATAGAGAAGTAGTAGAAGTTTTAGATATACTGCGAGAAGTAGGTGGCGATCGCGTGGCGTTAGCTACTCTGCCTATGGGTTCTCAACCTCCAGCTTCCAGCACTCCCAGTACTTTACCTTCTTTTGTACCAGAGCTTCGCAACGGCATTAATCCCTATAATCCAGATTCCACGCCCAATCCTCCCGCACTACCTAGCCAATAG
- a CDS encoding cytidine deaminase, which produces MSDNNSISRTQIELLITKATETLKYAYAPYSRFRVGAAVLTKAGNIFTGCNVENASYGLSMCAERNAVATAVAAEGGDSMKIAAIAIVNDRQIPCSPCGACRQVIWEFGKDAAVVFQGQGEWHSNLASELLPAGFSF; this is translated from the coding sequence TTGAGCGATAACAACTCAATTAGTCGTACTCAAATAGAATTACTAATTACCAAAGCTACCGAAACTCTCAAATATGCCTATGCACCATACTCTCGCTTTAGAGTCGGTGCGGCTGTTTTAACTAAAGCAGGTAATATTTTTACTGGCTGCAATGTAGAAAACGCCTCTTACGGTTTGAGTATGTGTGCTGAGAGAAATGCGGTTGCCACCGCAGTTGCTGCCGAGGGAGGAGATAGCATGAAAATTGCCGCGATTGCTATAGTCAACGACCGTCAAATACCCTGTTCCCCATGCGGTGCCTGTAGGCAAGTAATTTGGGAATTTGGTAAAGATGCCGCAGTCGTGTTTCAAGGTCAAGGGGAATGGCACTCAAACCTGGCTAGCGAATTATTACCTGCGGGCTTCTCTTTTTAA
- a CDS encoding MotA/TolQ/ExbB proton channel family protein, with product MNFAEIIAKGGIAIWPLLLLSILSLATILERIWFWSRVLFREKQILNRIIEAANRNWDLVEKVAREHINHPMGNFVYAPFKYSNPDPEILHLALESAADEQLARMRKGDKLLEAVIALSPLLGLFGTVWGLIKSLSSIRIGDLGTASTSGVTLGIGESLISTAVGLLVAIVSLAFYRLFQAFWSNQVRLLRKAASQLEVIYRQQWFREEDEIVVADEYSFMNVEPKKPPTSDPWAAGEQ from the coding sequence ATGAACTTTGCTGAAATTATCGCTAAAGGCGGCATTGCCATTTGGCCGCTGTTATTGTTATCTATTCTTTCTCTAGCCACAATTTTAGAACGAATCTGGTTTTGGTCGAGAGTATTATTTAGAGAAAAACAAATTCTCAATAGAATTATTGAGGCAGCCAATCGCAATTGGGATTTAGTAGAAAAAGTTGCCAGAGAACATATCAATCATCCTATGGGCAATTTTGTTTATGCCCCGTTTAAATATTCCAATCCCGATCCAGAAATATTACACCTGGCTTTAGAGTCTGCTGCTGACGAACAGTTAGCCAGAATGCGTAAAGGAGACAAACTTTTAGAGGCAGTTATCGCTCTTTCCCCTTTGTTAGGATTATTTGGAACTGTTTGGGGTTTGATTAAGTCTTTAAGTTCGATTAGGATTGGCGATTTGGGTACGGCTTCTACTTCTGGAGTTACCCTGGGTATTGGCGAATCTTTGATTTCTACTGCGGTTGGGTTGTTGGTAGCGATCGTCAGTCTGGCGTTTTATCGTCTGTTTCAAGCTTTTTGGTCTAATCAGGTTAGGCTATTGCGTAAAGCTGCCAGTCAACTAGAAGTAATATATCGTCAACAGTGGTTTCGAGAAGAAGATGAAATAGTAGTAGCTGATGAATACTCTTTTATGAACGTCGAACCAAAGAAACCGCCTACAAGCGATCCCTGGGCGGCAGGAGAACAATAA
- a CDS encoding 3-deoxy-7-phosphoheptulonate synthase, which produces MYITSDLHVIETRPLLSPAYIKSEYPLKETAAGLVSKTRDRIRNILSGEDQRLLVVVGPCSIHDVKAAMEYGTKLATLRAELSDNLEILMRVYFEKPRTTVGWKGLINDPHLDNSYNINTGLKTARKLLLDLAELGLPAATELLDPITPQYIADLICWTAIGARTTESQIHRQMASGLSMPVGYKNGTDGSFKAAIDAMLTARITHHFLGINQDGLASIVKTTGNPDGHLVLRGGATQPNYDNQSVEAAVTALKEKTLNTRLMIDCSHGNSSKDHNRQSLVLNNVAQQVEDGSSQIMGVMIESHLIAGNQTITTNGKPMVYGQSITDACVDWNTTVEMLRSLSKTVARRFGRDNSHISLTAN; this is translated from the coding sequence ATGTACATTACTAGCGACCTGCACGTTATCGAAACCAGACCATTGTTAAGTCCTGCATATATTAAAAGCGAATATCCTCTAAAAGAAACAGCCGCTGGCTTGGTGTCGAAAACTCGCGATCGCATCCGTAATATTTTATCGGGTGAAGACCAAAGATTATTGGTCGTTGTCGGTCCTTGTTCGATTCACGATGTCAAGGCAGCGATGGAGTATGGTACCAAGCTAGCCACGCTGCGTGCCGAATTGTCAGATAATCTCGAAATACTAATGCGAGTTTATTTTGAGAAGCCTCGCACTACAGTTGGTTGGAAAGGATTGATTAACGATCCTCACCTCGATAATAGCTATAACATTAATACAGGCTTAAAAACCGCCAGAAAATTACTGCTCGATCTGGCAGAATTAGGTTTGCCAGCAGCCACCGAACTTTTAGATCCGATTACTCCCCAATATATTGCCGACTTGATTTGCTGGACGGCAATTGGTGCCAGAACTACCGAAAGCCAAATTCACCGTCAGATGGCATCTGGTCTGTCTATGCCCGTAGGCTATAAAAACGGTACCGATGGCAGTTTTAAAGCGGCAATTGATGCCATGTTAACCGCTAGAATTACCCATCATTTTTTGGGCATCAACCAAGATGGACTGGCTAGTATTGTCAAAACTACAGGCAATCCCGACGGTCATTTAGTTTTAAGGGGCGGCGCGACCCAACCCAATTACGATAATCAAAGTGTAGAAGCAGCGGTAACAGCTTTAAAAGAAAAAACTTTAAATACGCGCTTGATGATTGATTGCAGTCACGGCAACAGTAGCAAAGACCACAATCGTCAGAGTTTGGTCTTAAATAATGTGGCGCAACAAGTTGAAGATGGTTCGTCTCAGATTATGGGCGTAATGATTGAAAGTCATTTAATCGCAGGAAATCAAACGATTACCACTAACGGCAAACCCATGGTTTACGGACAGAGTATTACCGATGCTTGTGTGGACTGGAATACTACTGTAGAAATGTTGCGATCGCTCTCTAAGACTGTAGCCAGAAGATTTGGGCGAGACAACAGCCATATTTCTCTGACAGCCAATTGA
- the rpe gene encoding ribulose-phosphate 3-epimerase, with product MTNKKTVISPSILSADFTRLGEEIKAVDKAGADWIHVDVMDGRFVPNITIGPMIVKAIRPLTEKILDVHLMIVEPEKYVEDFANAGADIITVHAEHNASPHLHRTLGQIRELGKQAGVVINPASPLELIEYALPMCDLVLIMSVNPGFGGQSFIPEMVDKVRKLRQMCDDKGLDPWIEVDGGLKTHNTWQVLEAGANAIVAGSAVFKADDYAEAIEGIRNSKRPQPELATA from the coding sequence ATGACTAATAAGAAAACTGTTATTTCCCCTTCTATACTTTCGGCAGATTTTACCCGTTTGGGCGAAGAAATTAAAGCGGTAGATAAAGCTGGTGCCGACTGGATTCACGTTGATGTTATGGACGGTAGATTCGTTCCTAATATTACTATTGGACCGATGATCGTCAAAGCAATCCGTCCTCTGACTGAGAAAATTCTCGACGTTCACTTAATGATTGTCGAACCAGAAAAATATGTCGAAGACTTTGCCAACGCTGGTGCGGATATTATTACCGTACATGCAGAACATAACGCTTCACCCCACCTGCATCGCACCCTGGGTCAAATTCGGGAATTAGGCAAACAAGCAGGTGTAGTAATCAATCCTGCTTCGCCTTTAGAACTAATTGAGTACGCCCTACCAATGTGCGATCTAGTTTTAATTATGAGCGTCAATCCTGGTTTTGGCGGACAAAGCTTTATTCCCGAAATGGTAGATAAAGTGAGAAAATTACGTCAAATGTGCGATGATAAAGGCTTAGACCCCTGGATTGAAGTAGACGGTGGCTTAAAAACTCACAATACCTGGCAAGTTTTAGAAGCGGGTGCTAATGCAATCGTAGCAGGTTCGGCAGTGTTTAAGGCTGACGATTATGCAGAAGCAATTGAAGGTATTCGTAACAGCAAACGCCCACAGCCCGAACTAGCTACGGCGTAA
- a CDS encoding diguanylate cyclase, with the protein MTDRLASIETGKVLLVDDRNGNLSILSSVLTSRGYEIRQANNGRLALEIARAEVPDIVLLDVAIPDMDGYQVCQQLKADSRTKDIPVVFISTFNETEVIAKAFASGGSEYITRPFNTEEVIIRIQHQLAIARLKARLKATNQRLKILASKDDLTKVANRYYFNRYFRQEWRRAYRENYHLALILGDIDYFKQYNDRFGHQAGDICLRRVARAIDSAVKRPADLVARYGGEEFAVILPQTAGANALNVALEIHRAVEMLQISHPDSAVSDFVSLSLGVASMLPTIRTNRTQLISEADRALYQAKTEGRNRAVLYD; encoded by the coding sequence ATGACCGATCGGCTTGCGTCAATTGAAACTGGAAAAGTTTTGTTAGTTGACGATCGCAATGGCAATTTATCAATTTTATCCTCAGTATTAACTTCGAGAGGATATGAAATCAGGCAGGCTAATAATGGAAGATTAGCCTTAGAAATTGCTAGAGCCGAAGTTCCCGACATTGTTCTACTGGATGTAGCTATACCCGATATGGATGGCTATCAAGTATGCCAGCAACTAAAGGCCGATTCTCGCACCAAAGATATTCCAGTTGTTTTTATCAGTACTTTTAATGAAACTGAAGTTATAGCTAAAGCTTTTGCTAGTGGTGGTAGCGAATATATAACCAGACCCTTTAATACTGAGGAAGTTATTATTCGGATTCAACATCAATTAGCGATCGCTCGTTTGAAAGCGCGATTGAAAGCCACAAATCAGCGTCTCAAGATTTTAGCCAGTAAAGACGATTTAACTAAAGTTGCCAATCGGTATTATTTCAACCGTTATTTTAGACAAGAATGGCGTAGGGCATACCGTGAAAACTATCATCTTGCATTAATTCTTGGCGATATCGATTACTTCAAACAGTACAATGACCGCTTCGGACACCAGGCAGGAGATATTTGCCTGAGAAGAGTAGCTCGCGCTATAGATAGCGCAGTCAAACGTCCCGCAGATTTGGTAGCCAGATATGGCGGCGAAGAATTTGCCGTAATTTTACCTCAGACAGCAGGAGCTAATGCTTTAAATGTCGCTCTAGAGATCCATCGGGCTGTAGAGATGCTGCAAATTTCCCATCCCGACTCTGCGGTAAGTGACTTTGTATCTCTGAGCTTAGGAGTAGCTTCTATGCTTCCAACTATCAGAACTAACCGAACGCAGTTGATATCGGAAGCCGATCGCGCACTTTATCAAGCCAAGACTGAGGGACGTAATCGTGCAGTTTTGTATGATTGA